One segment of Mus caroli chromosome 6, CAROLI_EIJ_v1.1, whole genome shotgun sequence DNA contains the following:
- the Lep gene encoding leptin — MCWRPLCWFLWLWSYLSYVQAVPIQKVQDDTKTLIKTIVTRINDISHTQSVSAKQRVTGLDFIPGLHPILSLSKMDQTLAVYQQVLTSLPSQNVLQIANDLENLRDLLHLLAFSKSCSLPQTSGLQKPESLDGVLEASLYSTEVVALSRLQGSLQDILQQLDVSPEC, encoded by the exons ATGTGCTGGAGACCCCTGTGTTGGTTCCTGTGGCTTTGGTCCTATCTGTCCTATGTTCAAGCAGTGCCTATCCAGAAAGTCCAGGATGACACCAAAACCCTCATCAAGACCATTGTCACCAGGATCAATGACATTTCACACACG CAGTCGGTATCCGCCAAGCAGAGGGTCACTGGCTTGGACTTCATTCCTGGGCTTCACCCCATTCTGAGTTTGTCCAAGATGGACCAGACTCTGGCAGTCTATCAACAGGTCCTCACCAGCCTGCCTTCCCAAAATGTGCTGCAGATAGCCAATGACCTGGAGAATCTCCGAGACCTCCTCCATCTGCTGGCCTTCTCCAAGAGCTGTTCACTGCCTCAGACCAGtggcctgcagaagccagagagcctGGATGGCGTCCTGGAAGCCTCACTTTACTCCACAGAGGTGGTGGCTTTGAGCAGGCTGCAGGGCTCTCTGCAGGACATTCTTCAACAGTTGGATGTTAGCCCTGAATGCTGA